Part of the Cellulomonas hominis genome, CGACCACGTGGCCGTCCCGGCCGAGCAGCGGCACCCCCAGGTACGCGCCCACGTGCTCGTCCGGCGACACCCCGGCCTGGGGCTGCGACGCGTCCGGGACGACCAGCGGGGCGGCCCGCCGGGCGGTCGCGGCGCACACCGTGTCCGACAGCGCGGTGCGCGGGCCGGTCCCGCCGACCACCGTCGGGTCGGCGGCGGTCGGCACGTCGTCGATCAGCGCGGCCTGCGCGGACGGGGCGGCCAGCAGGCGGGCGGCGAGCTGCGCCAGGCGCTCGAGGGCGGGGTCGCGGAGGGAGGAGAGCAGCCGCCGGGCGGCGCGGTCGCGCGGGCCGGCGGGCGCGTCGGGCGCGTCGGGCAGGTCGGGCACCGTCCCCTCCTTCCGTCGCAGCCGGTCTGCGCAGCATAGGGCCCGCCCACGCCGCCGGGCTCGCGCGCCGTGCCGGGCGGGGCGGGTCGGGGCGGGTCGGCTCGGGCGTGGCGCCGTCAGGGGGCCGTGACGTCCACGGACGCGAACGCGGCGGCCGCCGGCAGGTCCGCGAGCGCGGCCAGCAGGCCGGGCACCGCCGCGCGGTCCGCGACCGTGACCGCCAGCTCCGGCGCCGCGCGGTCCGCCCGCACGGAGTACCCCGTGACGGCGGCGTCCGCGGCCAGCCGGCCGACCAGCTCGGCGACACCCGGCACCGGCTCGGCCCACGCGGGGACGGCGACCCCGTGGTCGAACCGCCAGGACCGGTCCACGAGCACCTGCCGCTCGTCCGCCGGCCCGGTCACCACCACGGTCGCGTCCGCCGCCGCAGCGGCGACGCGGGGCCGCCAGCGCTCCAGGACCGCCGGCACGCGCGCCGCGTCCGCCGCGGTGAGCCGGACGACCAGGCGGGCGTCCCCGTCGTCGAGCAGCGGTTCCTCGCCGGGCTGCACGGGCGCGACCAGCGCGCCCGCGAGATCGGGGTCGGCACGCAGCGCGTCGAGCAGGTCGAGCCGGGCCCCCTCGTCCGCCGCCGGCGCGGGCAGCATCGCGGCGAACCCGTCCACCTCGACCACCGGGTGCACCCGGACCGCCCGCGGCTCGGCGGTGCCCGCGGACCACGGGCGCAGCGCGGCGGCGAGGTCCCGCACGGCACCGGCGTCGGACCCGGCGTCCAGCGTGACGGTACCGCCGCGTCGCCGACCGCCACCCCGACGTCCGCGATCCCCGTGCGCACGTCCCCCGCGCCCGCGACCCCGGGCAGCGCGGCGGCCTCCGCGACCAGCTCCGCCGCGCTCGCGCGCCGCCGCGTCCAGGTCGAACGCCCGCGCGCACCCGCGGACCGCCAGGACCGCGAGCACCGCCACCGCGAGGACGACGACCGCGGCCCGCGCGCGTCCGAGGCGGCGGTGGGCGGGGGCGGGAGGGCTCGCGGTCACCCCGCCGACGCTACGCACCCGCCCCGCCCGCCCGGGCGGACCCGTGTGGCGGCGGTGCGGCGGGTTCGTGCAGGTCCGCGGCACGCGGGCGGTAGCCTGACCCGCGCACGCAGCCGCATCCCGCCCGACGCACCCCGGAGCCCGTCGATGCCCGTCCCTGACCCCGAGGTCCCCGTCGCGCCCGGCCGCCCCGGCTACGCGGCGCCCGGGACCCGCGACTCCCGCCTCCCCCCGCGCTGGCTGCCCCGCGCCCTGGTGATGGTGGTCGTCGCGGTGTTCGCGGGGATCCTCACCTGGCGCGCCGCCTCGATGCTCGGCAACGTCATCACGATCCTGGTGATCTCGTGGTTCGTCGCCCTCGCGATGGAGCCGATGATCCTGTGGCTCGGCCGGCGCGGTGTGAAGCGGACGCTCGCCACGGGTATCACCATGCTCGGCTCGCTCGTGGTCGGCATCGGGGTGCTCGCGCTGCTGGGCGGGCTGTTCGTCAACCAGCTCGTCGAGCTCGTGCAGTCGATCCCCGGTTACTACGCGGACCTGCGCGACTTCATGAGCGACCGGTTCGACGTCCAGCTCCCCGCCACGGACGAGCTGCTGAACAACGCCGGCGACTACGTCGGTGACATCGCCCCGGGGGTGATCGGCGTCGGCACGTCGATCCTCGGCGGGCTGTTCACGGCCACCGCGGTGCTGCTCGTCGTGTACTACATGGCCAGTGCGGGCCCGAAGTTCCGCGCCGCCGTCTGCCGGTACCTCGCCCCGCACCGGCAGCGGGAGGTGCTGCGGCTGTGGGAGGTCTCGCAGGAGAAGGTCGCCGGGTTCATCACCTCGCGCATCGTGCTCGCCGCGATCTCCACGGCGACCACCTGGCTGTTCCTGGCGCTGCTCGGCATCCCGTACGCCCTGCCGCTCGCGACGTTCACCGGCCTGGTGTCGCAGTTCGTCCCGACCGTCGGCACGTACATCGGCGGCGCGCTGCCGGTCCTGGTGGCGCTGTCCGTGTCCCCGCTGCGC contains:
- a CDS encoding AI-2E family transporter, producing the protein MPVPDPEVPVAPGRPGYAAPGTRDSRLPPRWLPRALVMVVVAVFAGILTWRAASMLGNVITILVISWFVALAMEPMILWLGRRGVKRTLATGITMLGSLVVGIGVLALLGGLFVNQLVELVQSIPGYYADLRDFMSDRFDVQLPATDELLNNAGDYVGDIAPGVIGVGTSILGGLFTATAVLLVVYYMASAGPKFRAAVCRYLAPHRQREVLRLWEVSQEKVAGFITSRIVLAAISTATTWLFLALLGIPYALPLATFTGLVSQFVPTVGTYIGGALPVLVALSVSPLRALAVLAFIIAYQQVENLLLTPKVSQRSLALNPAIAFLSVIAFGAVFGPLGAFLSLPVTATIQAVASTYVRRHELVDSSLLQEEHGKHRGDGDLRPPVAPPAEPA